GTCGCCGCGGCGAACACGATGTCGCCATCGAGCGGTGTGTGGATCGGCCGCAGTGCGCGGGCCATGCCGTCCTGCGCCATGATGGCGAGCCGCCGGGTCTGCGCCTTGGTGAGCGTCGCGTCGGTCGCAACCACCACCAGCGTGGTGTTCTCGCCGGGCTGACCCTTGGTGCGGAAGTTGAGCGCTTGCAGCGGCACGTGCTCAGGCTGGCCGCGCCCGCCGAACTCCTTGTCGCGCTCGAACGGCGCGGCCCAGAAATGCGGCCCGCCGCCGATTACCGCCGAGCCCGCCGCATTGGCCAAGGCGATCGCGCCGACCGTAATGCCGTCCGGCGTGGTGGCGGACGCCGAGCCGGTGCCGCCCTTGAGGTCGACCGTGCTGGCGCCATGCCCGCCGCCGACGCTGCCGAGCGCGAAGTCGGGCGCGGCTTTTGCCGCCGCCTGATAGCCGAGCTCGCGATAGGGCGGATAACGGCCCCAGTCCTTGTCGCCGCCGTTGAGCAGATCGAACAGAATCGCACCGGGCACGATCGGCACCTTCATGCCGCGCACGTCGAAGCCGCGGCCCTGCTCGCGCAGCCAGGCCTGCAGTCCAGAAGCGGCGTCGAGCCCGAAGGCCGAGCCGCCGGAGAGCGCGATCGCATCGATCCGCTCAACCGTCATGGCGGGATCGAGCAGCGCACTTTCGCGTGTGCCGGGCCCGCCGCCGCGAAGGTCGGCGGCCGCGACCGCGGGGTTGTCGAACAACACCACGGTGGCGCCCGAGCCGAGCTTGGCGTCGTCGGCGTGGCCTATTCGAATGCCTGCGACGTCGGTGATCAGATTGCGCGGCACGATGGACTCCGGACGTATCGGGATAGGACCATAGCAAGATCAACTGGCGATCACATCAGCGCCAGCTGCCGCCGTTAAGCTTGCGTGCGGCGGCGGCCCCATGCATCTAGGCGAACATGACCCCGAACGTCACCCTGCTTGCGGCCCTGATCGCGGGTATCGTCAGTTTCCTGTCGCCCTGCGTGCTGCCGCTGGTGCCGCCGTATCTCGTCTATCTCGCCGGCAGTTCCCTGGAGCGGCTGAGCGACGGCAATCCCGCGACCGGCAAGATGCGCGATACGCTGCTGGCCGCGGTGCTGTTCGTTCTGGGCTTCTCGACTGTTTTCGTGGCGCTCGGCGCCAGCGCCAGCGTCGTTGGCGGGCTCATTCGGCTCTACTCGGCGGAGCTGTCGATCGCAGCCGGCATCGCCATCATCATCATGGGGCTGCATTTCCTCGGCGTGTTTCGCATCGGCTGGCTTCTTCAGGAAAAGCGCATGGAGATGGCGAAGCCGGTCGGCCTCTGGGGCGCGTACGTGATGGGGCTCGCCTTCGCGTTCGGCTGGACGCCCTGCATCGGCCCGATCCTGGCGGCGATCCTTGCGGTCGCGGCCTCCGAGCAGACCGTGGCCAAGGGCGCGCTTCTGCTTGCGGTCTATTCGCTCGGGCTGGGCATTCCGTTCCTGATTGCCGCCGCGGCGGTGAAACCGTTCGCGGCGTTTCTCACACGCTTTCGCAAGCATCTCGGACAGATGGAGCGGGTGATGGGCGGGCTGCTGGTGCTGACCGGCGTGGCCTTCCTCACCGGTTCGGTGTCGCGGGTGAGCTTCTGGCTCTTGGAGGCGTTTCCGGTGCTGGGCCAGATCGGCTGACAGCGGCTGCCGTCATTCCAGCTCGGTGTAAGTGATCTTGCCATCCGCATTCTTCTTCCAGACATACACCACATAGTCCGGACGGGTGACGTCGCCTTTCAGGTCGAACGTGATGTCGCCGATCACCGTGCTGAAGGTTTTGCCTGAACGCATCAGCATCGCGATCTTGCGCGGATCGAGTGTCTTCGCCTCTTCGGCGGCCTGCCGGATGATCTCGACCGCCGCATAAGCGTAAAGCGTGTAGGCGTGGGGCTCGAAATTCCTCTCGCGGAATTTTGCGACCACCATCGCGGCCCGCGGCCGCTTTCGCGGATCGGGCGCGTAGGTCATCAGCGTGCCTTCGGCGGCGGGCCCCGCGACGGCTGCGAAGTCGTCGTCGGTGATCCCGTCCGCGGCCATCAGCGTTGCGTTGACGCCCTGGTCGCGCATCTGGCGAAGCAGCAGCGCCGCCTCCACGTGGGTGCCGCCGTAGTAGACGAGCTCGGCGCCCGACGCCTTGATCTTGGTGACCAGCGCGCCGAAGTCCTTGGTGCCGACATTGATGCCCTCGTAGAGCACGTCGAGCAGGCCGCCGGCCTGCATCGCGTTGCGGGTTTCTTCGGCGAGACCCTGGCCGTAGGTGGTCTTGTCGTGGACGATCGCGACCTTGCGGCCCTTGAAGTTCTTGCTGATGTAGTCGCCCGCGACGATGCCCTGCTGGTCGTCGCGGCCGCAAGTGCGGAACACGTTCCACAGACCGCGGTCGGTGAGCTTGGGACTGGTCGAGGCCGGCGACACCATCAGCATCGCATTCTCGGCATAGACGGCGGAGGCCGGGATCGTCACGCCCGAGTTGAAATGGCCGATGACGAACTTCACCCCGGTGCTGGCGAACTTGTTGGCGACCGAGACGCCCTGGCGCGCGTCGGAGGCGTCGTCGCCGAGCGACACTCCGATCTTCTGCTTGAGGATGCCGCCCGCCGCATTGACGTCGGCGATCGCAAGCTCGGCGCCGTTTTTGAGTTGCGCCCCGAACGAGGCGTTCTGGCCGGTGAAGGGACCGGCGAGGCCGAATTTGATTGGCGCCTGAGTGGAAGCGGGCCGTGGCGGCGGGTTCTGCGGCTGGGCCTGAGCGGCGGCGCCAAGCGCGAGCGCCAGGGCGAAACTCAATCCGACCTGTCGTGTCATCGCTATCGCCATGCGCCACCTTCCGCAGAATGGATCATGTTGGGTTCGAGTATACCGCCAAAACAATCAGCCCGCCCCGGAGGCCGGGGCGGGCTTTGTCACGCGAACGATGTGGCTCGGCTTATGAGCCTTTGCCCATCGGGATCTCGTCGTACTTGCCGTCCTTGTTCCACTTGTAGAACACGTAGTCGAGCGTGGTGATGTCGCCTTTCTTGTCGTAGCTGATTGGGCCGAGCACGGTGTCCCATTTGCCGGCGCGAATGACCTCGGCGACCTTCTTGGCGTCGGTGGTGTTGGCCTTCTTCACCGCCTGCACCCAGATCTGCATCGCCGCGTAGGTGTAGAGCGTGTAGCCCTCCGGATCGACACCCTTGGCCTTGAACTTCTTCACCACCTCGGCCGCGGCCGGGCGTTTGCGCGGATCGGCGCCGAACGTGAACATCATGCCGTCGCCGGCGTCGCCGGTGATCGACCAGAACTCGTTGGTGGCAATGGCATCGCCTGCGACCATCGCCTGGGTCTTCATGCCCTGGTTGCGCATTTGACGCAGGATCAGGCCGGCTTCGGTGTGATAGCCGCCGACATAGACCAGGTCGATGTTGTTGGCCTTCATCTTGGAGACCAGCGCGTTGAAGTCCTTGTCGCCCTGCGTATAGGCCTCGTACATCTTCTCCTTCGTGCCGGCCTTGTTCAGCGCCTTCTTCATTTCGTCGGCCAGGCCTTTGCCGTAGGTCGACTTGTCTTGAAGGATGGCGATGTTCTTGCCCTTGTAATTCTTGGCAATGTATTCGCCCGCGACCGTGCCCTGCTGATCGTCACGGCCGCAGACGCGGAACGTGTTCCAGAGCTTGCGCTCGGTGAACGTCGGATTGGTCGAGGCCGGCGTGATCTGCAGCACGCCGCCTTCGGCATAGGCTTCCGAAGCCGGGATCGAAGACGACGAGCAGTAGTGCCCGGCGACGAATGGAATCTTCGCGTTGGCGATTTTCTCCGCAATGGCGCGGGCCTGCTTCGGATCGCAGGCATCGTCGTTGACGGTAAGCTTGAGTTGCTTGCCGAGCACGCCGCCCGCGGCGTTGATGTCGGCGACCGCTGCTTCGGCACCGTTCCTGAGCTGGGTGCCAAACGAGGCGTACTGGCCGGTCATGGGACCGGCGACGGCGACGGTGATGCCCTGGGCGGCCGCGGTGCCGGAAAGCGCCAGTCCCACGCCGAGTGCTACGCCTGCAAGCCACATCCTGTTCATTGAAGTCTCCTCAATTGGCGGACTCTGAATTCATCGTCGCCCCGTCCGCACGATCCGGATAGACGACATCTTGTCCGGTTTTTGCCTGCCGGTCACCCCTGCAGGTCATCTGGTCGCGGGTTGGTTCCTGACCGGAATTTGTTCGCCCGGCGCGCGTTCCCGCCACGTCAGAGGGCCGGTTCGCTCGTAGAGCCAGTAATATTGCGCCGCCATCTGGCCGGCGCGCGTCAGGCGCCAGGCCAGCGCGCCGACTACGATCAGATAAGCGGTGTCGGCCACGTAGGATGGCGGCGACAACAGCGTTGCTTCGAACAGCGCGAAATGTACAAAGCGCACGGCGGCGCCCAGCATCGCCATATAGACCAGAACGCTCCAGAATGGCCGCCATGTCTGGGCAATGGCTCTCCCGGCGAGGAAGGCTGCACCGCCGCCAATGACGCCGGTCACCAGGATGATTTGCAGAAGCGTCTCGGAGCCGTACAGTTCATCCATAAAGCGTGTGGCCTTCGGGGCGCGAATGATTCCGCTTCGATAGTACCACAGCGCTTTGGAGGCTGGGGTCACATATGCCGAAATCGTCGCGTCCAAATTTTCTCCTGTTCATTACCGATCAGCACCGGGCCGATTTCCTGGGTTGCTACGGCCATCCGGTGCTGCGGACCCCGCATATCGATTCCATTGCGGCGCGCGGAACCGCGTTCGATCGCTTCTATGTTGCGAGTCCGGTCTGCATGCCGAACCGCTCCAGCCTGATGACCGGGCGGATGCCGTCGGTCCATGGCGTACGCTCGAACGGCATTCCGCTCTCGATGAACGCTGTGACCTTCGTCGATCTGTTGCGCGACGCGGGCTACGACACGGCGCTGATCGGGAAAAGCCATCTGCAGAACTTCACGTCCTGGGCACCGATCATCAAACGGCCGCCGCCGCGCGAGGGCTTCCACGAGCCGTCGCGAGGGCTGACGCAGGCGCTGCGTCACGATCTCGCCGATGCCAAATACGAGCAGGAGACGCCGGAATACTGGAACGCCAAGGATGCGCGCGTGCGCACGCCGTTCTATGGCTTTGACCATGTCACCTTGGTGCGCGCCCATGGCGACGAGCCGGGCGGCGATTACGACCGCTGGCTGGAAGAGCGCGATCCCAAGGCCAAGAACCTGCTCGGGCCGAACAACAGTCTGCCGCACAGCTATACGGTGCCGCAGGCCTATCGCACCGCCATCCCTGAAGAACTGTACGCCACGGCGTTTCTCGGCGACCGCGCCAGCCATTGGCTCGACGAGGAGGCCGGCGACGAGCCGTTCTTCCTGATGGTGTCGTTTCCCGATCCGCACCATCCGTTCAACCCGCCGGGCAAATACTGGGATATGTACAAGCCCGAGCAGTTCCCGGCGCCCGAGGCGTTTTCGCGCAACGACTGGACGCCGCCCGCGCTGGTCGCGAACATCATCAAGGAGCGCGAGACCGGCAAGGCCAATCTCACCGGCATGAACACCATCGGCGTCTCGGCACGTGAGTCGCAGGAGGCGAGGGCGCTCACCTGCGGCATGATCGCCTGTGTCGACGACGCGATCGGCAGGGTGCTGGCGGCCCTCGATCGAAGCGGCAAGCGCGGCGACACCGTGGTGATCTTCACCAGCGATCACGGCGATCATCTTGGCGACCACCGCCTGATGCTGAAGGGCGCAGAGCAATATCAGAGCATCGTGCGGGTGCCGTTCATCTGGGCCGATCCGCAGGCCGGCCAGAAGCCCAAGCGCACCGAGGCGCTCGCTTCGACTATGGATATCGGCGCGACCGTGCTGGAGCGGGCGAAGATCGAGCCTTCAAGCGGCATGCAGGCCAAGAGCTTCATGTCTGCGCTCGACGGCAAGGCTGCGCGCGACAGTGTGTTCATCCAGTACGACCACCAGCATGCGAGCCCGGGCACCGATGTGCCGCCGCGCGTGCACTCGCTGATCGACGAGCGATACCGGCTGAGCGTGTTTCAGGGCACCGGCTGGGGTGAGCTCTACGATCTGAAAAACGATCCTGGCGAGTTCGATAACCTCTGGAACGATTCGGCGCACGCTGCGGCGCGCGCGCGGATGACCGAGAAGCTGCTACTCACCGAGTTGGAGCACATCGACCGCGTGCCGCTGCCGACGCGGCGGGCTTGAGGCATATCCCCAGGCGAAACGGGTTTTTTTGAAGTGTGACCTAGCGCACTTTAGTTTTGCGCAGATCGGCGGAATATCCCCACCAGCCAAAGGGGAATTGCCTATGTCTGCCCATTTCAATTTAGGTGGTTCGTTTCTCCGCGAGGCCCCTGCTTTTAACTCGGCCACTGCAGGCCGGGGGACTTTGGTCGCATGGGGTCTCGCTCTTGCCTGTCTGTGCTTCGCGGCCATGACGGCGGCGGCCGTCGCCGCTACGAGCTGGGACGGCGTCGCCGGGCTTTACTGATGCCCGCTACCGCGTGCTGCCGCGGTCCTCGGCGCTGAAGCCCGACGCTTTGACGAGCTTCCCCCAGCGCACGATCTGCTCCTTGATATTCGGAAGAAGCTGCGGGCCGGTTTCGGCGACGACGTCGAAGCCCTGGGCCTGCAGTTTTTCGCGCACGCCCGGATCGGCATGCGCGACCTTGGCGGCTTCGGTGTAGCGGCTGATGATGTCGGCCGGCGTGCCTTTCTTGACCAGGAGCCCGAACCACACTTTGGCGGTGAACTCGGGATAGCCGAGTTCTTCGAAGGTCGGCACATCCGGAATGAGCTTGTCGCGGGTCCTCCCCGTCACGGCAAGAATCCGGAGCTTGCCGGTTGCCTGGTGCGGCGCCGTCGAGTTGAGCTGGGCGAAGCCAAACTGCGAATGGCCGGCGAGCAGTGCGGTGGCTTGCAGGCCCGAGCCGCGATACGGCACGTGGGTCAGGTCGAGGTCGAATTTCTCATTGAGTTGATAGCCGAGGAAGTGCGATGGCGTGCCCGGCTGGTAGGACGAATAGCTGAGCTTGCCCTTGTTCTGTTTTGCCCAGGTCAGAAACTCGGCAAAGGTCTTGGCCGGCACGTCCGGATGCACCGCGAACACCAGCGGCGCCTCCACGCCACGGATGAAGGGAACGAAGTCGTCGATCGACCAGCGCTGGTTGGTGAAGGCGCTGGGGTTGATCTCGGTAAAGGCCTGGGTGCCGACCCAGACATGCTGTCCGTCGGCCGGCTGATCGACGATGAACTGCGCCGAGCTGTTGCCGTTGGCGCCAGGCTTGTACTCGACAATGATCGATTGGTTGAGCGCCTTGGCCATCGGATCGGCGACGATACGGGCATAGGGATCGATCGCGCCGCCCGGCGCCGTGCCGATGATGAAGCGGATGGTGTTTTGCTGGGCCAGCGCCATGTCCGACGCCGTGACCAGAATCGAACCAAGCAAAGCGAGCCGCGTCAGCCACCCCAGTTTCATGGACCCCTCCCGGTGATTGGGAGGAGCGTAGCGGCGGCTGTCCGGAATGTCTAAGCGACCAGGTTGCGCGGCTTGTTAAGCCCCTTGCGCCTCACCCCGGCCACCCTCGAGATAGGCGGCGCGCACTTCGGGCCGCTCCAGGAGTTCGCGTCCCGTGCCAGCCAACGTGATTTCACCGTTGACCAGCACGTAGCCGCGATGGGCGAGTTTCAGCGCGTGGAACGCATTCTGCTCGACCAGCAGCACGGTGAGCTTGTCGCGTTCGTTCAACTCGCGGATGGCGCGGAAGATCTGCTTGGCCAGGATCGGGGCAATGCCCAACGACGGCTCGTCAAGGAGCAACAGCCGAGGGCGGCTCATCAGGGCGCGTGCGATCGCCAGCATCTGCTGCTCGCCGCCCGACAAAGTGCCGCCGCGCTGGGTCATGCGTTTTTGCAAAAGCGGAAACAGCGCGCAGACGCGCTTGATGTCGGCCTCGAAATGAGCGGGGTCGGCGACGGTTGCGCCCATCTGGAGGTTTTCCAGGACGCTCATGCGAGGAAAAATACGGCGTCCCTCCGGCGACTGCGCGATCCGCAGCTCCGCGATCTCGTGCGACGACAGCTGCGAGATGTCGCGGCCGTCGAACACGATGCTGCCCTCACTGAGACGGGGCTGGCCGAAGATCGTCATCATCAGCGTCGATTTACCGGCGCCATTTGCGCCGATCAGCGCGACGATCTCGCCCTCGTTGACCTCGATGTCGATGCCCTTCAGCGCCATGATGTTGCCGTAGAAGGTCTTGACGCCGTTCACGGTGAGCAGCGGAGTGGTCATAGCCCGACCTCCACGCCGACCTTGTCGACCTCTTCATCCTCGACGCCGAGATAGGCGGCGATCACCTTGGGGTCGTTGCGGATCTCCTCCGGCGTGCCGTCGGCGATCTTCACGCCATAGTCCAGCACGACGATGTGGTCAGAGATCTGCATCACCACCGACATGTCGTGCTCGATCAGCAGGATCGAGGTCGCGTGCTCGCCACGGATGAAGGTCAGGAGTTCATTCAGCTCATGGCTCTCGCGCGCGTTCAGTCCGGCGGCCGGCTCATCGAGGCAGAGCAGCACCGGATCGGTGCACATGGCGCGGGCGATCTCGAGCCGCCGCTGCTCGCCATAGGCCAGCGAGCCCGCGGCATCATCGGCGCGAGCCAGAAGTTTGGTGCGGTCGAGCCAGTAGCGCGCCTTGTCGAGCGCGGCGCGCTCGGCATCGCGATAGGATTTCAGCCCGATCAATCCCGCGAAGGTGAAGCCTGACGCCTTCATCAGCGGGTTGTGCTGCGCCACCACCAGGTTCTCCAGCACAGTCATGCCGGAGAACAGCCGGATGTTCTGGAAGGTGCGGGCGACGCGCGCGACCTTGGAGATGCGGAAGTTGAGCAGCCGTTCGAGATAGAAGACGCCGCCGCCGGGGTGGGCCAAGCGCAGAAGCCCCGTGGTCGGCTTGTAGAAGCCGGTGATGCAGTTGAACACGGTGGTCTTGCCGGCGCCGTTCGGTCCGATCAGCGCCGTGATGTGGCCGCGGTTCGCGACAAAGGACAGGTCGTCGACGGCGACGAGGCCACCGAAGCGCATGCTCAGATGGTCGACGATCAGGATCGGCGCGTCGTCGCTCATCCGCCGTCTATCCTTGCCCCTGTTTGACCATCGTCGCTGCGATCGATTTCTTCTCGGAGCCGAGATGCAGCGATGGCTCGCGTGTCGAGACGAGCCCGCGCGGCCGCCAGATCATGATCAGCACCATGGCGAAGCCGAACACCAGCATGCGATACAACTGGAATTCGCGGAACAACTCGAAACCGCCGATCATGATGAGGGCCGCGACGGCGACGCCGACCTGCGAGCCCATGCCGCCCAGCACCACGATGGCAAGCACCAGGGCCGACTCGCTGAAGGAAAACGACTCCGGACTGATGAAACCCTGCCGCGTCGCAAAGAACGAACCGGCGAAGCCGCCGAACATCGCGCCGATGGCAAAGGCGGTCAGCTTGGTCGTGGTGGTGTTGATGCCGAGCGAGCGGCAGGCAATCTCGTCTTCGCGCAACGCCTCCCAAGCGCGGCCGATCGGCAGCCGCCGCAGGCGCATGGTCACCCAGTTGGTGATCAACGCGAGCACGAGGATCAGATAGAACAGGAACACCACGCGATGGGTCGGCGAGAATTCGAGGCCAAAAAAATGGGCGAAGCCGGTCTCGTCGTCGACAAACGGCAGTCCGAAGAAACTTGGCCGCGGAATGCTGGCAATGCCGTTCGGCCCGCCGGTGACGTTCGACCAGTTGAGCAACACCAGCCGGATGATCTCGCCGAACGCGAGCGTGACGATGGCGAGATAGTCGCCACGCAGCCGCAGCACTGGGAAGCCGAGCAGCACGCCCCAGAAGGCCGCGAGGATGCCGGCGAGCGGCAGGCAAATCCAGAACGACAACTCGAATTGCGTCGATAGCAGCGCGTAGGAATAAGCGCCGACCGCGTAGAAAGCGACATAGCCGAGGTCGAGCAGCCCCGCGAGGCCGACCACGATGTTCAGTCCCCAGCCGAGCATCACATAGGTCAGCACCAGGATGCCAAGATCGAGGATGTAGCGGTTGTGATAGAACAGCACCGGCACGAGCAGCGCGAAGATCAAGAGCGCTGGTCCGCCGTAGCGGGCGGCCGCCGCGAAGGCGCGCGTCACGCCTTGCGGGATTGCGCGATCAATTCCGATCGGGCCGCGGCCAAAGATCAGCGCGCGCAGGAATGCGCCAACGAACACCGCGCCGACGATCATCGCGAGGTCGGCAAAGCGAGTGGTGATCTGCAGCGCGCCGCTGGAGCTCTGGTCGGAGCGCAGCCCGATCAGGAAAAAGAACAACCCAAGCGCCACCAGCGCGGCCAGCACCGCGTCCTTCAGCGCATCGGCGATGGGGGGCGATCGGGTGTTCGAAGCTTTCTCTGGCACCGTCGCGTCCCGTCTCACACCTTTTCAACCTCGGGACGGCCGAGGATGCCGGTCGGCAGGAAGATCAGCACCACGATCAGGATCGAGAAGGCCGCAACGTCCTTGTATTCGATCGAGAAGTAGGCCGACCAGAACGTCTCGATCAGGCCAATCAGAAGGCCGCCGAGCATGGCGCCGGGGAGCGAGCCGATGCCGCCGAGCACGGCGGCCGTGAAGGCTTTCACGCCGGCAACGAAGCCGATGTAGAAGTCGATCACCCCATAATAGAGCAGGTACATGATGCCGGCGACAGCGGCCAGCGCCGCGCCGATGACGAAGGTCAGCGAAATGGTGCGGTCGATGTTGACGCCGAGCAGCGAGGCCATCTTCAGATCCTGCTCGCAGGCGCGCATGTCGCGGCCGAGCCGCGTGCGCGAAATCAGCCAGTGGAAGGCCGCCATGAGCACGAAGGTGGTGACCACCACGATGATCTGGACGTTGGAGAGCTGCACGTTGAATTCGCCGTTCGACATCAGCGTGTGGCCGCCGGTGATCAGCGGCGGCAGCGGCTTGACGCGAGCGCCCTGGGCGATCTGCACATAGTTCTGCAGGATGATCGACATGCCGATCGCAGAAATGAGCGGCGCGAGGCGGAAGCTGTGGCGCAGCGGCCGGTAGGCAATGCGCTCGACGGTCCAGCCGTAGAGCGCGGTCAGCGCCATCGCGATCAAGAGCACCAGGAACAGGGCGATCGGAACCGCGGTGACGCCGATGGCGATCAGCGCCAGGAACGAGATCAATGCGATGAAGCCGCCGACCATGAACACGTCGCCGTGGGCGAAGTTGATCATGCCGATGATGCCGTAGACCATCGTGTAGCCCAGCGCGATCAGGCCGTAGATCGAGCCGAGCGTGAGGCCGATGATGAGCTGCTGGACGAAATATTCCATGCGTCCGCCCTGCTGCCGCCGCGCGCGAGAGCCCAGCGAGTCCCAATTTCCCCTGCCGCCGAATCCCCTGCGGCAGCCGCAGTTGGCGTGCTTAGCAGGGGGCCGGGCAGGGGGCAACGAGATCGCATGCCGCAATTGGCGGCTGTGAGTTCAGCGGGCGGATGAAGTCTGCGCCGCTTAGGCGACGCATTTGGCGGCGAGTGGAACCGGACCGGTCAGCGCTTGGTGTTGCTGGTCTCGTTGGAGGAGCGCACGCCGGCCCACGGGTCGCTTTTCGCTGTGGGTTTTTCCGCTTTCATGCGTCTCATCTGGTCGTTGTAGGCCTTCTCGTTTTCCTTTTGATCACGTTCCTGCCGCTCGTATTGCTGTTGGAGCGGAGTCTTCTGGCCCTCCTGGGCGCCGCTGAACTGTGCGAAGGCCGGCGCTGCAAGCGCTGCCATCCACGCCGCCGCTGCGATAATTCGTTTCATGATCGATACCCGGTCACGCTGAAAGCCGTTGATGCGACTTGAAACACTCTACCATGGCGGCTTATTGGCGCGGAAGGGTCGGCAGGAGCAACAATGGAACGGCAGAAGCCCGAAGACGTGATCGGCGCAGCGCGGCCCTTTACCGGCCGCGAGTATCTCGAAAGCCTGAGAGACGGCCGCGAGGTCTACATCTACGGCGAACGGGTGAAGGACGTCACCGCCCACCCGGCGTTCCGCAATGCGGCGCGCAGCATCGCACGGCTCTACGACGCCCTGCACGACGAAAAGCAGAAAGCGGTGCTCACGTGTCCGACCGACACCGGCTCGGGCTCGTTTACCCACAAGTTCTTTCGCGTCGCGCGCTCGCGCGAGGAACTGGTCGGTCAGCGTGACGCCATCGCGCATTGGGCGCGGCTGTCCTACGGCTGGATGGGTCGTTCGCCGGACTACAAGGCGTCGCTCATGAACGCGCTCGGCGCCAATGCGGTGTTCTACGACCGTTTCGCGGACAATGCCCGGAACTGGTACGCGCGCTGCCAGAACCATGTGCTGTTCATGAACCACGCCATCGTCAACCCGCCGATCGACCGCATGAAGGCGGCTGACGAGGTCAAGGACGTGTTCATCACCATCCAGAAGGAGACCGACGCCGGCATCGTCGTCTCGGGTGCCAAGGTGGTGGCGACGTCGGCCGCCATCACGCACTACAATTTCATGGGCCAGAACGCCGCGATGCCGATCGCCGACACCGACCTTGCCGTGATGTTCATTGCGCCGCTCAATCTGCCGGGCATCAAGATCATCTGCCGCAACTCGTATGAGATGACCGCGAGCGTGATGGGGACGCCGTTCGACTATCCGCTGTCGTCGCGCTTCGACGAGAACGACGCGATCTTCCTGTTCGACAACGTGCTGATCCCCTGGGAGAACGTGCTGGTTCACCGCGATATCGAGAAGATCAAGGTGTTCTATCCGCGCTCCGGGTTTCTCGCAGGCTATCAGTTCCAGGGCTGCACCAGGCTTGCCGTGAAGTTTGATTTTCTCGTCGGCATGATCGCCAAGGCGTTGCGCGCCGCGGGCTCCGATGAATTCCGCGGCAATCAGGCGCTGCTCGGCGAGGTGATCGCCTGGCGCAATCTGTTCTGGGGCCTGTCCGACGCCATGGCGCTCAATCCTCAACCCTGGGTCGGCGACGCGGTGCTGCCGAATGTGCAATCGGGCACAGCCTACCGGGTGTTCGCGGGCGATGCCTTCGCTCGCGTGAAGGAGATCGTCGAGAAGATCGTGGCCTCTTCGCTGATCTATCTGCCGTCTTCGGTGAAGGACATGCAGAACCCGGCGACCGAGGATTATCTGAAGCGCTTCGTGCGCGGCTCCCACGGCATCGACTTCAGGGAGCGCATCAAGATCATGAAGCTCCTGTGGGATGCGATCGGCACCGAGTTCGGCGGTCGGCACGAGCTCTACGAATACAACTATGCCGGCAACCACGAAGACATACGTCTCCACGCGATGTTGAACGCGAAAGGCTCGGGCGCCTACGACCGCATGATCGCGCTCGCCGAGCGCTGCATGGCCGACTACGACGAGAACGGCTGGACGAGCGACACCTGGGTGAGTGAGCCTGCAGGTAAATCCTGACAGCGGAACACCCGGATCATCGGCGAGCTCTGCGCAGCGCGCGGAGCGCTGCGAAAGCCGTGGGATGGCTCCCAACGGTGGAATCCACTACATTGAAGGCATGAGCTGGACTGACCAACATCCTGACATGGCGGGCGCTTTCGCCGCCGTTGCCGAAGCCAAGTTCGTCGAACAGAAGGCGTTCCGCGACGCCATGAGCCGCCTCGGCGCGGCCGTCCACGTGATCACGACCGATGGTCCCAGCGGCAAGACCGGCTTCACGGCGACTGCGGTCTGCTCCGTGTCGGATTCGCCGCCAACGCTGCTGATTTGTCTCAATCGCGGCGCCACCAGCATGCCGATCCTGCGTGGCAATGGCGTGTTCTGCGTCAATACGCTGCGCGCCGGG
The Rhodoplanes sp. Z2-YC6860 genome window above contains:
- a CDS encoding Bug family tripartite tricarboxylate transporter substrate binding protein, whose amino-acid sequence is MKLGWLTRLALLGSILVTASDMALAQQNTIRFIIGTAPGGAIDPYARIVADPMAKALNQSIIVEYKPGANGNSSAQFIVDQPADGQHVWVGTQAFTEINPSAFTNQRWSIDDFVPFIRGVEAPLVFAVHPDVPAKTFAEFLTWAKQNKGKLSYSSYQPGTPSHFLGYQLNEKFDLDLTHVPYRGSGLQATALLAGHSQFGFAQLNSTAPHQATGKLRILAVTGRTRDKLIPDVPTFEELGYPEFTAKVWFGLLVKKGTPADIISRYTEAAKVAHADPGVREKLQAQGFDVVAETGPQLLPNIKEQIVRWGKLVKASGFSAEDRGSTR
- a CDS encoding ABC transporter ATP-binding protein; the protein is MTTPLLTVNGVKTFYGNIMALKGIDIEVNEGEIVALIGANGAGKSTLMMTIFGQPRLSEGSIVFDGRDISQLSSHEIAELRIAQSPEGRRIFPRMSVLENLQMGATVADPAHFEADIKRVCALFPLLQKRMTQRGGTLSGGEQQMLAIARALMSRPRLLLLDEPSLGIAPILAKQIFRAIRELNERDKLTVLLVEQNAFHALKLAHRGYVLVNGEITLAGTGRELLERPEVRAAYLEGGRGEAQGA
- a CDS encoding sulfatase family protein, whose product is MPKSSRPNFLLFITDQHRADFLGCYGHPVLRTPHIDSIAARGTAFDRFYVASPVCMPNRSSLMTGRMPSVHGVRSNGIPLSMNAVTFVDLLRDAGYDTALIGKSHLQNFTSWAPIIKRPPPREGFHEPSRGLTQALRHDLADAKYEQETPEYWNAKDARVRTPFYGFDHVTLVRAHGDEPGGDYDRWLEERDPKAKNLLGPNNSLPHSYTVPQAYRTAIPEELYATAFLGDRASHWLDEEAGDEPFFLMVSFPDPHHPFNPPGKYWDMYKPEQFPAPEAFSRNDWTPPALVANIIKERETGKANLTGMNTIGVSARESQEARALTCGMIACVDDAIGRVLAALDRSGKRGDTVVIFTSDHGDHLGDHRLMLKGAEQYQSIVRVPFIWADPQAGQKPKRTEALASTMDIGATVLERAKIEPSSGMQAKSFMSALDGKAARDSVFIQYDHQHASPGTDVPPRVHSLIDERYRLSVFQGTGWGELYDLKNDPGEFDNLWNDSAHAAARARMTEKLLLTELEHIDRVPLPTRRA
- the livM gene encoding high-affinity branched-chain amino acid ABC transporter permease LivM, with protein sequence MPEKASNTRSPPIADALKDAVLAALVALGLFFFLIGLRSDQSSSGALQITTRFADLAMIVGAVFVGAFLRALIFGRGPIGIDRAIPQGVTRAFAAAARYGGPALLIFALLVPVLFYHNRYILDLGILVLTYVMLGWGLNIVVGLAGLLDLGYVAFYAVGAYSYALLSTQFELSFWICLPLAGILAAFWGVLLGFPVLRLRGDYLAIVTLAFGEIIRLVLLNWSNVTGGPNGIASIPRPSFFGLPFVDDETGFAHFFGLEFSPTHRVVFLFYLILVLALITNWVTMRLRRLPIGRAWEALREDEIACRSLGINTTTTKLTAFAIGAMFGGFAGSFFATRQGFISPESFSFSESALVLAIVVLGGMGSQVGVAVAALIMIGGFELFREFQLYRMLVFGFAMVLIMIWRPRGLVSTREPSLHLGSEKKSIAATMVKQGQG
- a CDS encoding ABC transporter ATP-binding protein encodes the protein MSDDAPILIVDHLSMRFGGLVAVDDLSFVANRGHITALIGPNGAGKTTVFNCITGFYKPTTGLLRLAHPGGGVFYLERLLNFRISKVARVARTFQNIRLFSGMTVLENLVVAQHNPLMKASGFTFAGLIGLKSYRDAERAALDKARYWLDRTKLLARADDAAGSLAYGEQRRLEIARAMCTDPVLLCLDEPAAGLNARESHELNELLTFIRGEHATSILLIEHDMSVVMQISDHIVVLDYGVKIADGTPEEIRNDPKVIAAYLGVEDEEVDKVGVEVGL